In a single window of the Pseudobacteriovorax antillogorgiicola genome:
- a CDS encoding ATP-binding protein → MFILGFYRPIFSTIGVWFTLLLWLSTPGFSKGLETGGSIDLSQRQDFDSTIPLSGDYHVWPKQILDQPPQSYETVPFTALPSSWRGADHPDSSGLATYLIRLTLPPSKTLGIYLSPNYSAQRLQIFHRGQLIGTIKQGIVGENANLETPQSRPQVLSLNGYQGQTLELLWNVSNFHHSRGGPKRVPVVGTLDLLQQDLSTRYILNTFLVTMLVIMALYHLGLFIQRPEDRTSIFFCLAMFSYSIFQGTNAYLPQFFFPDPHKDLESILNRSRYIALYLQLGFFITFIRYLQPGPLIQKMMLPLWVTSLSFVASALFMGPQIYTRGSIYFNYAQGILISATFLHLLYSILRRAKHSVLSTLGFSIYGLAILHDILVGIRVISGFYLISYAIGVFVLIQSYLLAQRFAQTYRDNERLILELAEKEKARTLFFHNTSHELRTPLNGIIGFLQFLSRGRYGELPEPAVSQINKCIRLAQSLKFQVNTILDLAKSKRGNLSLSNSLVSVEDIVTEVDDLATGLMLKKNNLSFKLEQKIADPELIIDREKFMTIIRNLLGNAFKFSDVQRANHVTMKMESQNQHLVIQVSDTGIGIPEDQLPYIFNEFRQVSGDARRMYEGTGLGLAMVKDLVKLMDGDLTVSSEPGTGTTFRVSIPSQSEVHATAGEENIGLFEDNQMPIPRNTRKNYDDKTKSESSDYHILVIDDNQTNCEVIQEILEQSHYRVNTVTSGEEGIRVARTIHPDMILLDMMMPNMSGEDVIKVLHDDSELKAIPIILITARASDDDRVFGLSLGADDYIAKPIHHEELLFRVKNILHRKELVASLTSWEERERLVQLGEMLRDLSHELKNVLSPHQLDESTVAFGCRQILEKVPMTHASWQLMIDFILSSQQHWTHNDDLSQFSFTSPEDRKDTNLRVMRSYLPQMKANDETRLDIWRALTKLSRKERQEVASAVQIISEFLAMRRQNEHGIALIRDILEYSRLSDQGHTCFLDDVVDSILKILSSKLGRLGVQVKYQGFSTPLRVGKLHMMQVLLNLVNNACDAVEDLAPKDRWIAIEARITEGNVNIKVSNGGPPIPEEIRTKLFQESFSGKGHQGFGLGLGISRRLIHKSHGHLDSPAQSKHPEFLITLPKVG, encoded by the coding sequence TTGTTCATTCTAGGATTTTACAGACCGATCTTCTCAACCATTGGAGTCTGGTTCACACTTCTCCTTTGGCTGAGCACGCCTGGGTTCAGCAAAGGCCTTGAAACAGGGGGCTCCATAGACCTGTCTCAGCGCCAAGATTTTGACAGTACAATCCCTCTAAGTGGTGACTATCACGTTTGGCCCAAGCAAATTTTAGATCAGCCTCCCCAAAGCTATGAAACCGTACCGTTCACGGCTCTCCCAAGCTCCTGGCGAGGTGCCGACCACCCTGATTCATCGGGGCTTGCCACCTACTTAATTCGCCTCACCCTTCCTCCAAGCAAGACTCTTGGTATCTATCTTTCACCCAATTACAGCGCCCAGAGGCTACAGATCTTTCACCGTGGGCAGTTGATCGGCACTATCAAGCAAGGCATCGTCGGCGAAAATGCGAATCTGGAAACACCTCAGTCACGGCCTCAAGTCCTAAGCCTCAACGGCTATCAGGGGCAAACCCTCGAACTTCTCTGGAACGTATCGAATTTTCACCATTCCCGAGGAGGGCCAAAGCGAGTTCCCGTCGTCGGAACTCTTGATCTGCTTCAACAAGACTTAAGTACTCGATATATTTTAAACACCTTCCTAGTGACCATGCTTGTAATCATGGCTCTCTATCACTTGGGACTGTTCATTCAAAGACCTGAAGATAGAACTAGCATCTTTTTCTGCCTGGCGATGTTCAGTTATAGCATCTTTCAGGGAACCAATGCTTACCTGCCCCAGTTCTTTTTCCCTGATCCTCACAAAGACCTAGAGAGCATACTGAATCGTTCGCGCTATATAGCTCTCTACCTACAACTTGGATTTTTCATCACCTTCATCCGCTATCTTCAGCCTGGTCCACTCATCCAAAAGATGATGCTACCACTCTGGGTTACAAGCTTGAGCTTTGTCGCATCTGCATTATTCATGGGCCCGCAAATCTATACTCGCGGCAGCATCTACTTCAACTATGCACAAGGTATCTTGATCTCTGCGACCTTTCTTCACCTTCTCTACTCGATACTACGTAGAGCTAAACACTCTGTCCTATCTACCCTGGGTTTCTCGATTTATGGGCTGGCGATTCTTCATGATATCCTGGTTGGGATTCGCGTAATTTCGGGCTTCTACCTGATCTCTTATGCAATAGGAGTGTTCGTCCTGATTCAAAGCTATTTGTTAGCTCAACGATTTGCTCAAACCTATCGTGACAATGAACGATTGATCTTAGAATTGGCAGAGAAGGAGAAAGCTCGCACCTTATTCTTTCATAACACATCACATGAGCTACGAACGCCTCTCAATGGCATCATTGGCTTTCTTCAATTTCTCTCACGAGGACGCTACGGAGAATTGCCAGAGCCAGCTGTTTCCCAGATCAATAAATGTATCCGCTTGGCCCAATCACTTAAGTTTCAAGTTAATACCATATTAGATCTCGCAAAATCGAAGCGAGGTAATCTCTCACTTAGCAACAGCTTAGTCTCAGTAGAGGACATCGTAACTGAGGTCGACGACTTGGCAACTGGCTTGATGCTGAAGAAGAATAATCTCAGTTTTAAACTTGAACAAAAAATAGCCGACCCTGAGCTCATCATAGATCGAGAAAAGTTCATGACTATAATTCGTAATTTGCTTGGCAACGCCTTTAAGTTTTCTGACGTACAGCGAGCAAATCACGTGACGATGAAAATGGAATCTCAAAACCAACATCTCGTGATTCAAGTTTCTGATACGGGCATTGGTATTCCCGAAGACCAGCTTCCCTATATTTTTAACGAATTTAGACAAGTTTCAGGAGACGCACGACGGATGTATGAAGGCACTGGCCTTGGTCTAGCTATGGTTAAAGATCTCGTGAAACTTATGGATGGCGACTTAACCGTCAGCTCAGAGCCTGGAACTGGGACAACATTCCGCGTGTCGATTCCAAGCCAATCAGAAGTTCATGCCACAGCGGGCGAGGAAAACATAGGCCTCTTTGAAGACAATCAAATGCCCATACCCCGGAACACACGAAAGAACTATGACGATAAGACAAAATCTGAATCTTCCGACTACCACATCCTAGTGATCGACGACAACCAGACTAATTGTGAAGTGATTCAAGAAATTCTTGAACAAAGCCACTATCGAGTCAATACCGTTACCAGTGGAGAGGAGGGCATTCGGGTTGCGAGAACAATTCATCCTGACATGATTCTCCTTGATATGATGATGCCGAACATGTCGGGTGAAGATGTGATTAAGGTTTTGCACGATGACTCAGAATTGAAGGCAATTCCTATAATCCTCATCACGGCTCGGGCAAGTGACGATGACCGCGTCTTCGGCTTGAGTCTGGGAGCGGATGATTACATTGCCAAACCAATTCACCATGAGGAATTGCTTTTCAGGGTCAAGAATATTCTTCACCGAAAGGAACTGGTTGCAAGCCTCACTAGCTGGGAAGAGCGGGAGCGGCTCGTTCAATTGGGTGAGATGTTGCGCGATCTCAGCCATGAATTGAAGAATGTCCTCAGCCCCCATCAACTGGATGAATCGACCGTGGCTTTCGGGTGCCGGCAGATCCTTGAAAAAGTTCCGATGACCCATGCCTCATGGCAATTGATGATCGACTTCATCCTATCTAGTCAACAACACTGGACTCACAATGATGACTTGAGTCAGTTTTCTTTCACTTCTCCTGAAGATCGCAAAGATACCAATTTACGAGTCATGAGATCATATCTTCCACAAATGAAAGCGAACGACGAAACCCGCCTCGACATCTGGCGAGCGCTTACCAAACTGAGTCGGAAAGAAAGGCAAGAGGTCGCCAGTGCCGTTCAGATTATTTCCGAATTCCTTGCTATGAGGCGGCAGAACGAACATGGAATCGCCCTGATTCGTGACATATTGGAGTATAGCCGGCTGTCGGATCAGGGCCATACGTGCTTCCTTGATGACGTTGTTGACTCCATTCTAAAGATTCTTTCATCTAAACTAGGACGCTTGGGGGTTCAGGTAAAATATCAGGGCTTTAGTACTCCCTTAAGGGTGGGTAAGCTTCACATGATGCAAGTCCTACTAAACCTGGTAAACAATGCCTGTGATGCTGTGGAAGATCTCGCCCCTAAAGATCGCTGGATCGCGATCGAAGCACGAATCACTGAAGGCAATGTCAATATCAAAGTTAGCAACGGTGGCCCTCCCATCCCTGAAGAGATCCGAACCAAGCTCTTCCAAGAGTCCTTTTCTGGGAAGGGACATCAAGGCTTTGGCCTAGGCCTAGGTATCAGTCGTCGCTTAATTCATAAATCACATGGCCACTTAGATAGTCCAGCTCAGAGCAAGCACCCTGAGTTTTTAATCACCCTGCCGAAAGTTGGATAG
- a CDS encoding response regulator, which yields MVLKNFIAFLFMVQLTSAPLLAKDVNPKPRAVAGQLDLSHWDFDKLGPISLAGEWKFWWKAVPDPVGDNDRINHHDTYYMVPEIWKNLSDNALPGAPQGFASYILDVKLPKQEQEAIAINLSDVYSAQKMEVWHQDNVVSRFKQGVVGRNKSQEVPHYGNQIRSIPMGTDSIRIVWQVSNFHHSRGGARKTPTIGLESDLQHRLNFRHMTKVALIVLLFTMAFYLFGLVSQRPDDQSSLWFGITLSFMGSWLMLNSRLVQYWTGGSGVQFHEWLNTAEYMSLYLTTPTLMMFINSIASTPLFRKVCQGSWIIFGIYAFIPFTNPLEIYSHYHKYYFYLDPIFQFLALAHLIRESWKGSHDAKLTLIGFSVYVLARSHDQLKVAGYFRTPFLAPYGLGLFVLIQSHMMARFFAATYRKAEGLSKDLQAEVDIQTQKLRVQKEKLEAQHVEITKAHEVLKQGDQQKTAFFRNISHELRTPLNIILSSLTTAEDTYPNDRHIEIAQRNTKRLLRLVNQLLDYQKISMSQMRMQLEEVHLDSIFENIVLSMNEMCKAREIQFDFNKVAQNTDGWVILGQIDALEKIIFNFLSNALKFTPSKGRITLQLVQKGAFARIQVSDSGPGIPEKDQDQIFEVFSQVEEHKPLNKQGTGIGLALVKELSKQMQGRVGLESLVGQGTKIWAEFPLISQGPSHYEVVYVESDTELINQFRTFMYDHGLDQRCSTTTSLERARTLLEDHVVRIMICSTNWGEDLGKFLDDVHETHPHCSRLLISDPKKKHSLLSLSTLHFEASFILPFDLDLLHAIQSRLARYQQDSSKPVLDLLYIEDDSQMRSQFLRSLSTHTLLERFKIIASPDDFKEIVSNHRIKVIVADENLGDGIHGVDLLAYSESILPDSFRILYTAEQNGQVLKNALEKAKAHYVIYKPANLGMEMKVIESYADKSPYRESEGKLPRVEPNSAFVDALAADNFDTGIVEDISNQDLEIPENSTATILVIDDVQDLRTVIKSTLEQEGYHVVQAVNGRQGYNKARRLGQELDVIITDWLMPEMDGQQFLEALHHDENLSSIPTILLTAKAGNESRSLGLKLGASVYLSKPFDRLELLSVIENLLLLKKRERRISELNRFINQNVLQRFLPPNLVKELVDGQAVFNDTPSKRVITVLFADLCRFTSSTEQLGADAIARILNKFLIEMTEVIFSEEGTIDKFIGDGILVIFGAPEEMSAQKQALKATRCANKMQEKLAELNETWLSEEEHQFDMRIGVHQGVAIVGGFGGAKRSDYTAIGGTVNLASRIESRAEGGETLVSAQVIQHLSPSQYEVAGDYHLRGINETITLYRLREQKSISSAS from the coding sequence ATGGTTTTGAAAAACTTTATAGCGTTCTTGTTCATGGTACAGCTAACTAGCGCTCCTCTTTTGGCCAAGGACGTTAACCCCAAACCAAGGGCCGTCGCCGGGCAGCTTGATCTGTCCCATTGGGACTTCGACAAGCTCGGGCCAATTTCATTAGCAGGTGAATGGAAGTTCTGGTGGAAGGCAGTCCCTGATCCAGTAGGAGACAATGATAGAATCAATCACCACGATACCTATTATATGGTTCCAGAAATCTGGAAAAACCTTTCCGACAATGCTTTGCCTGGAGCGCCACAGGGATTTGCAAGCTATATCCTTGATGTTAAGCTACCGAAACAGGAGCAAGAAGCCATTGCCATCAACCTTTCAGATGTCTACAGTGCTCAAAAAATGGAAGTTTGGCACCAAGATAATGTGGTTAGTCGATTTAAGCAGGGAGTCGTGGGCCGTAACAAGAGCCAGGAAGTGCCACACTATGGCAATCAAATCCGCTCGATCCCTATGGGAACCGACAGTATCCGAATCGTCTGGCAGGTTTCCAATTTTCATCACTCTCGGGGCGGGGCTCGCAAGACCCCAACGATCGGCCTCGAATCCGACTTGCAGCATCGACTCAATTTCCGGCACATGACCAAGGTTGCGCTGATAGTCCTTTTATTCACCATGGCATTTTATTTGTTTGGTTTGGTATCTCAGAGACCCGATGATCAAAGTAGTCTTTGGTTTGGCATCACACTTAGTTTTATGGGATCTTGGCTGATGCTTAACAGCAGGTTGGTTCAATACTGGACTGGAGGCTCCGGGGTTCAGTTCCATGAATGGCTAAATACTGCCGAATATATGTCGCTCTACCTAACAACGCCCACGTTGATGATGTTTATCAACTCCATCGCCAGCACCCCCTTGTTTCGCAAGGTTTGTCAGGGTAGCTGGATCATATTCGGAATCTATGCCTTCATTCCCTTCACCAACCCGCTTGAGATCTATTCACATTATCACAAGTATTACTTCTATCTTGACCCAATCTTTCAGTTCCTCGCCCTTGCCCACTTGATTCGAGAATCTTGGAAAGGGTCACACGACGCTAAACTTACATTGATAGGTTTTTCTGTCTATGTCTTGGCTAGGAGCCACGATCAACTCAAGGTTGCTGGCTACTTCAGAACTCCGTTCCTAGCTCCTTATGGCTTGGGCCTATTTGTTCTGATTCAAAGTCACATGATGGCACGTTTTTTTGCTGCTACCTACAGAAAAGCCGAGGGACTTAGTAAGGATTTGCAAGCTGAAGTAGATATTCAGACGCAAAAGCTCCGGGTACAGAAAGAAAAACTGGAAGCTCAACATGTTGAGATCACCAAGGCTCATGAGGTTCTAAAGCAAGGTGACCAACAAAAGACTGCTTTCTTCCGCAATATCTCCCATGAGCTGAGAACACCGCTCAACATCATCCTATCATCCCTAACGACTGCGGAAGACACTTATCCCAACGATCGCCACATAGAAATTGCCCAAAGAAATACCAAACGCCTCTTGCGCCTGGTCAATCAACTCCTCGACTATCAGAAAATATCGATGTCACAGATGCGAATGCAGCTTGAAGAGGTTCATCTCGACTCCATATTCGAAAATATCGTACTAAGTATGAACGAAATGTGCAAAGCTAGAGAGATTCAATTTGACTTCAATAAGGTGGCACAAAATACTGATGGCTGGGTCATTCTTGGCCAGATCGATGCTCTCGAAAAGATCATCTTCAATTTCCTCAGTAATGCACTTAAATTTACTCCCTCGAAAGGACGAATCACCTTACAGTTAGTTCAAAAAGGGGCATTCGCTAGAATCCAAGTATCGGATAGCGGGCCCGGCATACCAGAAAAAGATCAAGATCAGATTTTTGAAGTATTTTCGCAGGTAGAAGAGCACAAACCTCTTAACAAACAAGGGACTGGTATAGGCTTAGCCCTCGTCAAAGAACTTAGTAAGCAAATGCAAGGTCGCGTTGGTTTGGAAAGTCTTGTGGGGCAGGGTACTAAGATTTGGGCGGAATTTCCTTTAATCAGCCAGGGGCCGTCTCATTATGAAGTCGTCTATGTTGAATCAGACACTGAGTTGATCAACCAGTTTCGAACGTTTATGTATGACCATGGCCTTGACCAAAGATGCTCCACTACCACCAGTCTGGAGCGAGCGCGTACCCTACTTGAAGATCACGTCGTTCGTATTATGATTTGCTCTACAAACTGGGGAGAGGATCTCGGCAAGTTTCTTGATGACGTTCATGAAACGCACCCCCATTGCAGCCGACTATTGATCAGCGACCCCAAGAAGAAACACTCCCTCCTAAGCTTGAGCACACTTCACTTTGAGGCGTCATTCATCCTGCCTTTTGATTTGGACCTTCTCCACGCTATCCAATCGCGACTAGCACGATACCAGCAAGACTCCTCTAAGCCTGTCTTGGATCTCCTTTACATTGAAGACGACTCTCAGATGCGTAGCCAGTTTCTCAGAAGCCTGTCCACTCACACACTGCTAGAGCGCTTCAAGATCATCGCATCGCCAGATGACTTCAAGGAAATCGTCAGTAATCATAGAATCAAAGTCATTGTCGCCGACGAAAATTTAGGGGATGGTATCCATGGCGTTGATCTCTTAGCTTACTCAGAAAGCATTCTGCCAGATAGCTTCAGAATCCTATACACCGCCGAGCAAAACGGTCAGGTCCTCAAAAATGCTCTGGAAAAGGCAAAGGCTCACTACGTCATCTACAAGCCAGCCAATCTAGGTATGGAAATGAAAGTCATCGAATCCTATGCTGATAAAAGCCCCTATCGGGAATCTGAAGGCAAACTGCCGCGGGTAGAACCAAACTCTGCCTTTGTCGATGCCCTTGCTGCTGACAATTTCGACACAGGAATTGTTGAAGATATTTCGAACCAAGATCTTGAAATTCCTGAAAACAGTACTGCTACAATTTTGGTGATTGATGATGTTCAAGACCTTCGAACAGTGATCAAGTCAACACTAGAGCAAGAAGGCTATCATGTGGTACAGGCTGTCAATGGTCGCCAGGGTTATAACAAAGCTCGTCGCTTAGGTCAGGAGCTAGACGTGATTATTACAGATTGGCTGATGCCTGAAATGGATGGTCAGCAGTTCCTGGAAGCTCTCCATCATGACGAAAATCTTTCATCCATACCCACCATTCTACTTACCGCTAAAGCAGGCAATGAATCACGTTCTCTGGGACTTAAACTGGGAGCCAGTGTCTATCTTTCAAAGCCCTTCGACCGGCTGGAACTCCTATCAGTGATCGAGAACCTCCTGCTCTTGAAAAAAAGAGAGCGACGCATCTCAGAGCTCAATCGCTTCATCAATCAAAACGTGCTCCAGCGCTTCCTCCCTCCTAACTTAGTAAAGGAGCTAGTTGATGGCCAGGCAGTCTTTAACGATACACCGAGCAAACGTGTTATCACTGTACTATTCGCAGATCTCTGTCGCTTCACATCAAGCACCGAACAGCTTGGGGCCGACGCAATCGCGAGGATTTTAAACAAATTCCTTATAGAGATGACAGAAGTTATCTTTTCCGAAGAAGGGACCATCGATAAGTTCATTGGTGATGGAATTCTGGTTATCTTCGGCGCTCCCGAAGAGATGAGTGCTCAGAAGCAGGCATTGAAAGCCACACGCTGTGCCAACAAGATGCAGGAAAAGCTTGCTGAGCTCAATGAAACCTGGCTGTCGGAAGAAGAACATCAGTTCGATATGAGAATCGGCGTTCATCAAGGAGTGGCCATTGTAGGGGGCTTTGGGGGAGCCAAGAGATCCGACTACACCGCCATTGGCGGCACAGTGAACTTGGCTTCACGGATCGAATCTCGGGCTGAGGGCGGTGAGACCCTTGTTTCCGCGCAGGTGATTCAACACTTATCCCCTTCCCAATACGAGGTTGCAGGAGACTACCACCTGAGGGGGATCAATGAAACCATAACCCTTTACCGCCTTCGTGAGCAGAAGTCGATATCAAGCGCCTCTTAA
- a CDS encoding endonuclease/exonuclease/phosphatase family protein, producing the protein MRLFRLRLIMLATIGLALSACGSRIKTDDERSSLSTNTRSASDLGIMSFNIRVPVDPYPNDWETRRWQVYNVINRFNPDLVGLQESEGRTVNDIVANTPLVLASRPDTGILYNPSRLTVIEAGEFYYTDTPDVEDYRLVWGQQYFRRCVWVLFQMPNGKRFYHYNNHWSYISSAWQPSSELLDRKIAERRNPQHPFVITGDLNVSEFQDSINYLKYGGRSRMQDTFRDIKPAYSEDGTYHYFSGFRGGDKIDFVFAERGRYQTLDAAIIHDNDGGRYPSDHFPVYARIRLK; encoded by the coding sequence ATGAGATTATTTAGACTTCGTCTGATTATGCTAGCCACTATAGGGCTTGCTTTAAGTGCGTGTGGGAGTCGAATCAAGACCGACGACGAGCGCTCATCACTTTCCACCAACACTCGTTCCGCATCGGATCTTGGTATCATGAGCTTCAATATCCGAGTGCCAGTAGATCCTTACCCTAACGATTGGGAAACCAGGCGGTGGCAAGTTTATAATGTGATCAATCGCTTTAATCCTGATCTCGTTGGTCTTCAAGAAAGCGAGGGGCGCACGGTAAATGATATCGTAGCTAACACTCCATTGGTGCTTGCTTCCCGCCCAGACACTGGAATACTATACAATCCTAGTAGACTAACTGTGATTGAAGCAGGGGAGTTTTACTACACCGATACTCCAGATGTGGAAGACTATCGTCTTGTATGGGGACAACAGTATTTCCGACGCTGCGTCTGGGTGCTATTTCAAATGCCAAACGGCAAGCGATTCTATCATTACAACAATCATTGGTCCTACATCAGCTCGGCCTGGCAACCTAGCTCGGAACTCTTGGACCGTAAAATCGCTGAACGCCGCAATCCGCAACACCCCTTTGTTATTACGGGCGATCTTAATGTCAGTGAGTTTCAAGATAGCATCAACTACCTTAAGTATGGTGGCCGCTCTCGAATGCAAGACACTTTCAGAGATATCAAACCAGCTTATTCAGAGGATGGTACCTATCATTACTTTAGCGGATTTAGGGGCGGGGATAAGATTGATTTCGTTTTCGCCGAAAGAGGGCGCTACCAGACCCTCGACGCTGCTATTATCCATGACAACGATGGCGGGCGCTATCCATCTGATCACTTTCCAGTTTACGCAAGAATTCGATTGAAATAA
- a CDS encoding YceI family protein, whose translation MGVLSKLVLISMLIGQVAMAELKWPQETPAAAWEAKKTMFLVSSSQPVGMNNAITVRLEQKGDGEAITVQIPVDKFDSDEPDRDKDVAQILGGGSLRFTSQAFNQAAWQDLEKGTTKKISGTLTIGKESFPVEFDIKVTNESGKTVLVGSTESTLSAFKIEPPSVAGGLVASVDDYIKLHVRLFLDELKPN comes from the coding sequence ATGGGTGTATTGTCGAAATTGGTTTTGATAAGCATGTTAATCGGGCAGGTTGCTATGGCTGAACTTAAATGGCCGCAAGAAACCCCTGCAGCTGCTTGGGAAGCTAAGAAAACGATGTTTTTAGTGAGTAGCTCTCAGCCTGTTGGAATGAATAACGCTATTACAGTTCGTCTTGAGCAAAAGGGTGATGGTGAAGCAATCACAGTGCAGATTCCAGTGGATAAGTTTGATAGTGATGAACCCGATCGGGATAAGGATGTTGCCCAGATTTTAGGGGGAGGTAGCCTAAGATTTACGTCGCAAGCTTTCAATCAAGCGGCTTGGCAGGATCTTGAGAAAGGGACTACGAAGAAGATCTCTGGGACGCTGACGATCGGCAAAGAAAGCTTCCCTGTGGAGTTTGACATAAAAGTTACAAATGAATCTGGTAAGACTGTGCTTGTTGGTTCCACTGAAAGTACCCTGTCAGCCTTCAAAATTGAGCCACCTTCCGTAGCTGGTGGCTTGGTAGCGAGTGTTGATGACTACATTAAGTTACATGTGAGGCTTTTTTTAGACGAGTTGAAGCCAAACTAA
- a CDS encoding S1 family peptidase — protein sequence MKIWLILIAMINTETSLAASQWVSMIRDSVFEVVVHKHDDYPFLNRKIDTSDIPYVQRISPYRSIGTAFFIAPNRLVSAAHVVDIFSRSWELGTYYIRDQFDQIHQIANIHAYDQEKDLVVFDLKTYPRKVRPLPIRYTSQRDLGIDLCAPGNAIGEGISYRCGGQLALFTPEPLYGRWQNIRFSTPASPGNSGGPLLTKTGQVIGIIVRKSKNENLNEATPIQEVYNTKGAIIRDLKHEIIEERGLTTKHPIELKYATPVPIQVLWKRIVKDLDRKRLQAIKHHQKNFSFSLYPNSRHIYRSIRDGAEPDRLGGLLHTQNGRQWGFLDLGYRDVQTADGVSLAVGSQSIDGLTPFYVYSQSLKDRGIVEKYFNALGSGLTLFNSRYRLISLGESDRKVQMTDHHDRLWQMSFWNVKAMEWRAVLACTTIPSGKFCLFQSAPYEHLGQAYFYELRNMLNQLVFTYKGSYRDWEVFLEHRNTPSFVKDAIQFDEEGVLYSKLGEKLIYHDNADLIELVPNYKANRGKLKLTSGMIVSVPVAEEPSNITIFKRVFAPSRRAPGDIRAAYRQIKKKEFPFNGQVFKNVNKYFKMDVVHSEKKYQFTRICVSRSKVLLRGCEE from the coding sequence ATGAAAATATGGCTCATATTAATTGCCATGATCAACACTGAAACTTCACTTGCCGCTAGCCAGTGGGTGTCAATGATCAGGGACTCTGTATTTGAAGTGGTCGTCCATAAGCATGACGACTACCCCTTTTTAAATCGCAAGATCGATACCTCCGACATTCCCTACGTGCAACGTATTTCCCCTTATCGTTCCATCGGCACCGCGTTCTTTATTGCCCCAAACCGATTGGTGAGTGCGGCTCACGTTGTCGATATTTTTTCCCGCTCTTGGGAACTTGGTACTTACTATATTCGTGACCAGTTCGATCAAATTCATCAAATTGCTAATATCCATGCCTACGATCAGGAAAAAGACCTCGTCGTATTTGACCTTAAAACTTACCCACGAAAAGTTCGCCCCCTACCTATTCGCTACACCAGCCAGAGAGATTTAGGTATCGATCTGTGTGCCCCAGGTAATGCCATTGGCGAGGGTATCAGCTATCGCTGTGGAGGCCAGCTGGCTTTGTTTACTCCTGAGCCTCTTTACGGCCGCTGGCAAAATATTAGGTTTTCCACTCCTGCCTCGCCGGGTAATTCTGGAGGCCCCCTATTAACTAAAACAGGGCAGGTCATTGGCATTATCGTTCGCAAGTCTAAAAACGAAAACTTGAATGAAGCCACGCCCATTCAAGAAGTTTATAATACCAAAGGTGCAATCATCCGCGATCTCAAGCATGAGATCATAGAGGAGCGAGGCTTAACCACCAAACACCCCATAGAGTTAAAGTACGCCACACCCGTACCCATTCAAGTACTTTGGAAGCGGATTGTAAAGGACCTCGACCGAAAAAGACTACAGGCGATCAAACACCATCAGAAAAACTTTAGCTTTTCACTCTATCCAAATAGCCGGCATATCTATCGTTCGATTCGAGATGGTGCTGAGCCTGATCGCTTGGGTGGCTTGCTCCACACTCAAAACGGTCGACAGTGGGGCTTTTTAGATCTTGGCTATAGGGATGTTCAGACCGCCGATGGTGTATCTCTTGCCGTCGGGAGTCAATCTATTGATGGCTTGACCCCTTTTTATGTGTATTCTCAGAGCCTGAAAGATCGAGGGATTGTTGAAAAATACTTTAATGCCCTCGGCTCCGGCTTAACCCTCTTCAACAGCCGCTATCGATTGATCAGCTTAGGTGAATCCGATCGAAAAGTGCAAATGACAGATCACCATGATCGGCTTTGGCAGATGAGCTTTTGGAATGTGAAAGCAATGGAATGGCGAGCGGTGCTCGCATGCACCACGATCCCTTCGGGAAAGTTTTGCCTGTTTCAGTCAGCCCCATACGAGCATCTTGGCCAAGCCTATTTTTACGAACTTCGTAACATGCTCAACCAATTGGTTTTCACCTATAAAGGCAGCTATCGGGATTGGGAAGTATTCTTGGAGCATCGAAACACTCCTAGCTTCGTTAAGGATGCCATCCAATTCGACGAAGAGGGTGTTCTTTATAGCAAGCTAGGTGAAAAACTAATTTATCACGATAATGCCGATCTCATCGAATTGGTTCCCAATTATAAGGCTAACAGAGGTAAGCTAAAGTTGACGAGTGGTATGATTGTGTCTGTTCCTGTCGCCGAAGAGCCGAGCAACATCACCATCTTCAAACGGGTATTCGCCCCTAGCCGCAGGGCTCCAGGGGATATCCGCGCAGCCTATCGGCAGATCAAAAAGAAAGAGTTTCCATTCAATGGCCAGGTCTTTAAAAACGTCAACAAATACTTCAAAATGGATGTCGTCCACTCTGAGAAAAAATATCAGTTTACCAGGATCTGTGTGTCTCGCAGCAAGGTTCTACTGCGAGGTTGCGAAGAATAA